The genomic segment GGAGATCGCGTTAGCACCCGACATGAGGGGCGTGTGCAGGGTAGCAGGCACTTTGTTGATCAGCTCAAAGCCCAAAAAAATCGAGAGCATCAGAATGAAAGTCAGAAAAACCTCTATTGGCACCGGCGAACTTGCTTCAATAATTTCGACAATCATTACTATGCCTCCCCTTCAATAACGTTCTTGATGGTCTCGTTGGTGATTTCACCACCGTGGGTAATAATGCAGCCAGGCAGGATGTCGTGTTCGAAGTCGATCACGAAGGCTTTCGTTTCCTCGTCCCAACTGTCATCGACAAGACTGTATAGATTGGAGGAGTACATCTGGCTGGCATCTCTCGCCACTTCTCCAGCCAGGTTGCCCATCCCGATAATAGTAACGCCACCAACATGCACAGTCTCGTTGGGCACCGAGCCTTCCACGTTGCCCCCGGTCTCCGCTGCCATATCAACGATAACGGAGCCGGGCGCCATGCCGTCGACCATGTCTTTCGTGACTAGCACGGGAGGTTTACGGCCAAATACTTGTGCAGTAGTGATGAGGACATCGGATTTGGCGATGACCTCTTTTTGCGCCTGACGCTGTTTCTCAACCTGCTCGGGCGTTAACTCCTTGGCATAGCCATCAGCGGTTTCGCCGGTCTCTCCCAGATCAATTTCGAGAAATTTACCACCCAGGGATTGTACTTGTTCTGCCACAACGGGCCGCGTATCAAAGGCGGTGACCTTGGCGCCAAGACGCTTCGCTGTGGCAATGGCCTGTAATCCGGCAACTCCGGCGCCGATAACGAATACGTTGGCGGGCTTTAACGTGCCTGCGGGTGTCATCATCATCGGAAAGATTCGCGGCAAATGAGCGGCAGCCTGAATCACCATAACGTAACCCGCGAGGTTGGCCTGGGAGCTCAGCGCATCCATTTTCTGGCTGCGAGTGGTGCGGGGAATCATTTCCATGCTGATGGCGGTGATGCCGGCCTCTTTGAACGCGCGGACCAACTCGTGTTCGTTGAATGGGTCCAGATAACTGATATGAATAGCGCCCTTTTTAATTTTATGGATATCTTCGAGCTCGGGTTTGCGCAGTCGCAGTACGATATCGGCACTGCCTAATAGCTCGTCTCGATTGCTCGAGAGCGTGGCGCCAGCCTCGATGTATTCGTGATCGACGAAGCCGGAAGCGGCCCCCATGCCTGCCTCCACCACGACCTCTGCGCCGGCGCGTACCAGCTTCTTGGTATCGCTCGGGGTGAGGGGTATACGGTTCTCCCCTGTGTGAGTTTCTTTGGGAATTGCGATGCGCATGCGTTAGGTTCTCCCTGAACCAGTGTTATGTTTGGTGTCGGCTGAACCTGGGTCGGTTAGTCACCTTTCTGGCTCTGCGGCCTCCGGATCAGCGCTACGCTGGTGTGTTTTCGCACCCGCGATTGCAGAGCAGGCGCCGAGATTAGCACAGGCGTCCCCTCGGTAAAACAATGGCGTACATTGACTCCCGCAGCCGCACACCGCCCTGAGGCGGCTATCCAGCCCGTCGGAGGGGCGCAGAACGCACAATTTAGGGGATTTTTGGGTAGAGACGAAGCCAGTACACTAGAAAAGTGAGACCCGAAAGGTCATTGCGGGCGCTGTGGCGGCCACTGCCGATAGGTCCACCACGGCGGCAGAAGCTGGCGGTACGGGGGTTGACGATAGCGGGTGTCGATCAGCAGGGCATTCCCCTTGTCTCGGGCGCTTCTCACCACGCGTCCCAGCGCCTGGTCGACCTTCTGCAGGCCGGGATAAATAAAAGTGTACTGAAAGCCAGCGCCGGTGCGCTGTTCGTACCACTCTTGCAATTCACGGGTATCCTGGTTGACCTGGGGCATGCCGACACCCACCACGGCTACGCTGGCGAGGGCATCTCCGGGCAGGTCAATGCCCTCGCTGAATATGCCCCCCAGAATACAGAACGCGACTATGTCCCGTTTTTCCTGCAACAGGCTCAGCAGCTCCGCCCGTCTTTCTTCTCCCTCTTGAGGCGCCTGCACCCAAAGTGTGCGACGCGGTTCGAGGTCATCGAGCAGGCGCAGGCAACTGTGCATGTAACGGTACGAGGGGAAGTAGACGATCCCATTGCCGGGCATGGCTTCCAGCCATTCTCTTAGTAGACTCGCCAGCCGCTGCAGGGTGTCCTCGCGGTGTCGGTAGCGGGTATCCAGATCGGTGACCAGCCAGACGGCCAGTTGCTCTGTGGCAAATGGAGAGGTGGCTCGGTGGAAGACAGTATGACTGTCCAGACCCAGGCGCTCACGCGTCCACTCTGGCGGAGATAAGGTGGCGGAGAAGGCGGTTACCGAGTAGGCGCGAGCCTGTCGCTCGGCCAGCAGTCTGGCAGGATCGAGGCAATTTAGTACCACCAACAGGCTCTGCGGTTCTGTGTCACGTGTATAAACACAGCGATATTCGTCCCCCCACTGCTGCGCCACTCGAATAAAATGCAGGCTATCGAAGTAGAACTCAGCGAGCACCGGGTGCTGTGACAGAAGCTCAGGATGTGTGGCACAGTCTGCGGATACTTCAGCGGTAAAATCGATAAGGCCACCTAGCAGCTTCTGTGGCAGAGTATGTTCTGAATGATAGTGTTCGGATTGCCAGTCTTGTTTCTGCAGAGCAAGCAGTTTGCGATTGACTCGCTCCAGGGCGGGAACGATGCGGGCAGGAGCCTCCCGTCTCGCGCGCATCAGTGCGTTCTTGGACAAACGGGCGCTGTACATTTTTCGCGCCCGACCAGGGAGGTTGTGGGCCTCGTCCAGCAGCACGCTCCAGCGTGCGCCGCTGGTACTCATCAGGCTCCCCAGTGCGCCATAAAGACTATAAACATAATGCTGATCGCCGATCACCGTATCTACCCACGGCAGCAGATCACCCGCCAGCTCATAGGGACATACCTCAAACTGCCGGGCGAGTGATTCCAGATGGACCCTCGTTAACGCGGGCTCTTTCATGGCGGCATGCAGTGCGTTTGGCAGTTTTTCGTAGTAACCCTTTGCGTACGGGCAATCTTCTCCATGGCAGGCCTTGCCGGGTGACAGGCAGACCGCTTCCTTTGCGGACAGACTCAGGGCTGTGCCGCGGTAACCGGCAGCGCGAAAATGTGCAAGGGTTTGCTCTGCGCTGCGTCGACCAATCGTTTTAGCAGTAACGAAGGCGATACGCTCATGCTTGCCTGTCATCAGCGCCTTTAGCGCGGGGAAAAGAACTGCGGCCGTCTTGCCAATGCCGGTAGGTGCCTCCATCAGGAGGTGGCGGCCACCAGCGATACATCTATAGGTGGTCTCCGCGATGTCGCGTTGTCCGGCACGAAATTCCCCGTAGGGAAACGCCAGTGTCGCAAGGCTGGCGTCACGCTGTTTTCGCAGTATGGAAATAAGCTGCAGCCAGCTGGCAAAGCGGGAAAGGGTATCCTGCAGGAAAGCGCGCAGGGCAGCAGCTGGATAGATTTCTTCCCGATAGTGCTCTTCCTCGTTATCGATATTCAGCCACGTGACTCTCACGCGCAGTGTGGACAGGTTTTCTTTATCGGCAATCAGGGCGGCATAGATAAGACCTTGCGACAAGTGCAGTTTCGCGATGGCAGGCGGGATACTGTCTGGCTCTACACGGCAGGTCTTGATTTCTTCTACCAGTCCTGCCTCAGCGTCGTAGCCATCTGCGCGGCCTTTCAAATGCAGTGTGATGCCGTCCAGCTCGTATCGGGACTCGACCGGATACTCCCGGCGATAACTTTCAGGGCGGCGGCTGTACAGGCGCTGGTGTCCGGCGATCCCCTCTGGACCACTCGGGGACGGATTGAAGCGCTGATCGATATCGCCGTGTCGATGACAGAAGCGGGCGAGATCGGTGACGCTCACGGAGAACTCAGTCATCAGCCCAGTTCACCCAGAGAACCTCTGCCGGTATGCCTAGTCGGTCAAAGTAGCGCAACCAGCGCTTCTGCCCGTCTTGCAGAGCATCCCCGGGGCCCTTTACTTCAATCAGGCGATAATCGCCGGGCTGCTTGCCCAATGCGATCAGGTCAGGGAAGCCGCTGCGATTCTCCCGGGGGTCAAACAGGAGGCGTTCGAAAATGGCCACCAAGTGCGCATTGGGAATGAGTTGGCAGCTGTCTCTTACCATTTGCTCATCGATATGTCGCCAGTCCGTCCAGTGACAAAAATTGGACTGGTAGCGGCGGTAAGCCTGCGGCAGTAAATCGGACAGACTGCCGTTGAGCAATATGTCGACCCTCGCCTCAATCGCGGCCGCACGCCGTTCGCGAAAACCCTGCTCAAAGATATCTGCAGGCCCTCCCTGATAGGGGTGATGAAACACCCCCGGCAGGGGCATAAAAATTTCTTCCCAGAACGCGAGGCCAAACAGCATATTCATCAACCGATTTTCTACGTAATGCACTGTATGCCAGTTCTGTGAAAGTGATTGCGCAGCCAGTCTCTCCACTGAGCTGTCGCCCCTTGGTATCGACAGGGCGCAAGTGTTGAACTGATCCCGTCGACGCGTTGTAGCACTGCCCCCGAGCTTGCGTTCTATCCGCGGCAGGATGCGACCCGCGGCCTCTTGCTCCGCCTCACACCAGGGCGCTTCAATAATCTGCAGGCATAGGCCTTTCGCTTTTCTCCAGTCGCCGCGTTTCTCCAGAATGCGCGCCTGCCGCTCGCGTGCCGGATGACGCTCACTGTGCCGATAAAGAGAGAGCGCAACGCCGAACTCCTCCATGCGTTCCAGATCTCTCGCCAGTCGATTACACAGACTATGGTAGCGTCGCAGGCTGGAACTGTGTTGTACATCAAGCTTGGCCAGTCTGCGGCCTAACCGGGGCAGTGCATCCCAGTCTTCCACCGCTAGCGCATCGTAGTGCTCGTCGGCGAATACTGCGCATAGCTGATACTCTTCGACTGCCGCACGATTTTTGAACAGCCTTTCCTTGCGATTCAGGGAGTAGGGAAAGTATCGCGTGATGCCAATATCCGCGAGCACAAACTCGGTGAGGCTCTGATGGCGGTTGCCAAAAAACAGCAACTGCAGCAATTCAATGAATTCAAAATGCAGGGGAGTGAGTATGCGGCCGGGCTCGCTTCTGGCGAGGTTTTTTTGCGACGCAGCGGGTGTTAGGTCAAGCGCTTCAATAGCGGCTATCAGCTCAGCTTTGCTGCCGTATTTATCGTTAGGCAATTGTGCTGCGAAGGCGCTTTGCAACTCCGCGCGTGTGAAAAGTGCACTCAGCTCTTCGGGATCAAGTTCCTCGGCCAGCATGGCCATGTTGCTCTCAAGCAGCTCGTCGATGGGCGCGCCGAGCGAACCTATCTCGCTGTATTGAAGCTTGCTCTCGCGAAACCACGGGCCCGTGCGCGAGATTAAACGGGTATAAAGACACTGACTTCCAAAAGAGAGTGTATAAAAGCACTCCAGCACGGCCTGTTCGTCACCAGTGAGAAGATCGCCATAGCGCGCTTCGACCGTTCTGCACAGCCTTAAAAAATTATCGAGGTAGTAGTGTGCCGCCAGTTCGACTGTTTGCTTCATCGTCGGTCATCTGTGTTCACAGGGTGGATTAAGTCGCCCCTGCAGCGGATGCTACGCGAACTACTGCAGATTGTCAGACCTGTGTCAGGGTCCTATGCCGTCTTTTCAGGCAGGTATACGGATTGATTTGGGCCGGCGTAACTCTCAGCAGGCGTAGCCAGCAGTAGGTGCCGAGGCTAGAATGGCGCGTTGCGAAAGAGAAATACAGAGCGTTTATTGCGAAACGATGCGCGGCGCCACGGATGCCGACGCTCGCAGTGACCGACGACAGTATGGGGTTTCATAGCTTACCCTCAAACCGAATGAGGGCGCATAAGTGGTTACGCGGAGAAAAGCGCGATGAATGAGGAAGCAGTGAAGGGGCCTTTCGATTTTCGCGATCCCTACACACTCAATATGCAGGTACAGCCGCAAGATATCGACGGCCTCTATCACACCAATAACGGTGTCTATGTCGACTGGTGTCAAAAAGTTGCCTGGGCGCATTCAGTCTCACTTGGCCTCGATCTGGAGCGGTATCGGGCATTGGACAGGGCGATGGTGATTATTCGCAGCGAATTTGATTACCTGCAGTCCTCCCGGGAGGGCGAAGAGGTGCTGCTGGCCACCTGGATAACCGAATGGGACGAGAGAATTACCATGCGTCGCGCCTTTCAGGTGATCCGCCCGGCGGACGGCGCCACCCTGCTGCGGGCTCGGATGAATTTCGCTTGCATCGAGATATCCAGTGGCAAGCCCCGCCGCATGCCGACTGAGTTTATCGAGGGTTATGGTCCGGCTGTCCTCGGCGGAGCGGTTGCACCGGATGACGCGACAGATGTTTCAGGCTCGGCAGGATAGAGCATCGCGGACGAGTCTAATTTCTCCTCGCCTGTGGCTTGCGGTAAAAGTGCTTCAGAGGTCTCTGTTATAGTATTAGGCGACGTATCAGATCCTTGCATTCAGGCTCAAGACTGGGCGGTTGCAAAGGCTAAAGCAACTAGAGAGAAGAAGCTTTCAGGAAGGCATACATGGGTGAGAGAGTAATGGCCGAGGACGATAACCAAAACGCCCCTCCCGGCAGGTCATCTCAGCCGCTGATGAAAACGCTGCACGCGGAGCATGCGCATATGTCCATGGTCATGCAGGTGTTTAAGGAGCAGCTGGGTGCAATCGAATGCGGTGAGGTGGTTGATACGCACGTTGTCTATGAGGTCATGGATTATATGGTCACCTGGCCCGACCGTTTTCATCACCCTCGCGAGGACTTGATCTATGCCCGTGTTGCGGAGATTGATCCCGGTGCTCTGGGTGATGTGGACACGCTGCAGCGCGACCATGACAACACGGCACAGGTTGGGCGGCAACTGCTAAAGCTGATCGAAAACTGGCGCTTGGGAGAGGCCGCTGGGTCGGAGGTGGTAACGCGCGGTCGCGAGTATATCAGTCATATTTATGAGCATATGAATGTCGAGGAAAAATTGATTTTTCCAAAAGTGGAGGCAACTCTGACCCCGCGCGACTGGTTCGAACTGTCCGAAGATGACCAGTTGCAAGGTGTTTCAGATTCCGTATTCGGGCCGCAAGTACAAAGAGAGTTTCGCAATATGGCGCGTAAATTACGCAGAGGTGTGCGCCGGTCAGTAGAACGCGGCACCATGGTAGAGTGGATCGGCCTGGATGCATTTATGGAGTCTTTTGAGGTGGTGTCTATTGCCTATGATTCGGCCCGTAGCACCGCAGAGACCCACATGCGAGACGCATTGAATGACGCTTTTGGTTACTTCCGGAAAGCGCCCTTGTCTGCTCCGGTGCGCTGTGCCGCTAACAACACGCGGCTAACTTTTCGTCTGCTTGGAGACATCGCTGAAATCTCCCTCGAGACACTTGATGACCTGTCGCGTGTCAACCAGGCACGTAAGGACCGGATGCGTCTGCTGAGCCGGGAAGCTCGCCGTTAGTGAGTCCGGGCTCTCGAAACTGGAGGTTGGCAAGCCTTGCATAGAGCGTGCACTCCTCCAGCAGCTGCGAGTGGCTGCCGGTGGCGACCAGTTGCCCAACGTCAAGCACGGCAATTTTGTCTGCGTGGAGTATGGTAGACAGGCGGTGGGCGATAATCACCGTGGTGCGGTTCTGCATCAGCTCCTGCAGTGCGAGCTGCACCTGATATTCACTCTCCGTATCCAGCGCGCTGGTAGCTTCATCCAGCAGTAAAATCTTTGGATCGTTGAGAATGGCACGCGCGAGGGCGATGCGTTGGCGCTGGCCACCGGACAGGCGCACACCCATTTCTCCGAGATGGCTCTGGTAGCCGTCGGGTAGTGCGGTGATAAAGTCGTGGGCATGCGCAGCACGTGCCGCAGCCTGTATTTCGTCGTCTGATGCGTCGGGGTTTCCGTAGGCGATGTTGTAGCGGACGTCCCCGGTGAAGAGCGCCGGCTGCTGCGGCACCAGCGCGACGTTTTCTCGAAGCTGCTGTAAGCTGAAATCTCTGATGTCCTGACCATCCAGCAGTATGCGCCCTATCCCGGGGTCGTAGAAGCGCAACAGCAACTCGAAAACCGTGGATTTCCCCGCGCCTGAGGGCCCGACGAGGGCGAGACTTTTGCCCGCCTCTATACTCAAACTGAAATTCTCCAGCGCGGCCTGCTCCGGGCGAGTGGGATAGCAGAACGTCACCCGGTCTATTCGCAGCTCTGGTTGCTCGCTACTGGTCGCGGTTACGTCCCCCTCAGGATCATTTATCAGACTCTCTGTATGGATGAGCTCAACCAGCCTCTCGGCAGCGCCGGCTGCACGTTGCAGGTCACCCCAAACCTCTGAGATTGTGGTGACGCCCGTGCCAACCATGATGGCGTAGAACACGAAGGCTCCGAGTTCGCCACCGCTCATTTGCCCGGTGATGACGTCCTGCCCCCCCTCCCACAACATGCCGGACATGCCGGCAAACAGTAACAATATGGCACCACAAACAAGCATAGAGCGTTGCCATATTCGTCTCTGCGCTATGCTAAAGGCGCGTTCCACCTCATGATTGAAAGCGTCAGACTCAAATGCTTCACGGGTATAACTTTGTACCACACGAATATTTTGTATGACCTCTCCTGCGTAGCTGCCGACACTCGCGATGCTGTCCTGGCTCTGGTTGGATAGTCTCCTGACTCGCCGCCCGAACACCAGAATGGGCAACAGCACCAGCGGTACGCCCAGCGCGATAATCATGCTTAGCTTCAGGTTTGTGATAAACATCATGACCAAGGCGCCTGTGGTGGTCAGACCCGAGCGCAGCGCCATACTAAAGGATGAGCCTATGATAGTTTGCAGCAAGGTCGTGTCGGTTGTAATGCGCGACATGATTTCCAAACTGCGGTTGGTTTCAAAAAATCCCGGGTGGAGCCGCACAATATTGTCGAACACTTGTTTACGTATATCGGCACTCACCCTTTCACCCAGCCAGGAAACGAGATAGAAGCGGATAAAGGTACCAAAGGCCATGGCGGCAGCAATCACGAAAAAGAGAGCAATGGCGCCCTTGAGGCTGTCGTTAGAGCCGCCCCCAAAGCCCTCGTCTATGAGGACCTGTACGCCAAGCCCCATTGATAATGTCGCCGCTGCTGTAAACAGCAACGC from the Candidatus Marimicrobium litorale genome contains:
- a CDS encoding Re/Si-specific NAD(P)(+) transhydrogenase subunit alpha translates to MRIAIPKETHTGENRIPLTPSDTKKLVRAGAEVVVEAGMGAASGFVDHEYIEAGATLSSNRDELLGSADIVLRLRKPELEDIHKIKKGAIHISYLDPFNEHELVRAFKEAGITAISMEMIPRTTRSQKMDALSSQANLAGYVMVIQAAAHLPRIFPMMMTPAGTLKPANVFVIGAGVAGLQAIATAKRLGAKVTAFDTRPVVAEQVQSLGGKFLEIDLGETGETADGYAKELTPEQVEKQRQAQKEVIAKSDVLITTAQVFGRKPPVLVTKDMVDGMAPGSVIVDMAAETGGNVEGSVPNETVHVGGVTIIGMGNLAGEVARDASQMYSSNLYSLVDDSWDEETKAFVIDFEHDILPGCIITHGGEITNETIKNVIEGEA
- a CDS encoding ATP-dependent DNA helicase encodes the protein MTEFSVSVTDLARFCHRHGDIDQRFNPSPSGPEGIAGHQRLYSRRPESYRREYPVESRYELDGITLHLKGRADGYDAEAGLVEEIKTCRVEPDSIPPAIAKLHLSQGLIYAALIADKENLSTLRVRVTWLNIDNEEEHYREEIYPAAALRAFLQDTLSRFASWLQLISILRKQRDASLATLAFPYGEFRAGQRDIAETTYRCIAGGRHLLMEAPTGIGKTAAVLFPALKALMTGKHERIAFVTAKTIGRRSAEQTLAHFRAAGYRGTALSLSAKEAVCLSPGKACHGEDCPYAKGYYEKLPNALHAAMKEPALTRVHLESLARQFEVCPYELAGDLLPWVDTVIGDQHYVYSLYGALGSLMSTSGARWSVLLDEAHNLPGRARKMYSARLSKNALMRARREAPARIVPALERVNRKLLALQKQDWQSEHYHSEHTLPQKLLGGLIDFTAEVSADCATHPELLSQHPVLAEFYFDSLHFIRVAQQWGDEYRCVYTRDTEPQSLLVVLNCLDPARLLAERQARAYSVTAFSATLSPPEWTRERLGLDSHTVFHRATSPFATEQLAVWLVTDLDTRYRHREDTLQRLASLLREWLEAMPGNGIVYFPSYRYMHSCLRLLDDLEPRRTLWVQAPQEGEERRAELLSLLQEKRDIVAFCILGGIFSEGIDLPGDALASVAVVGVGMPQVNQDTRELQEWYEQRTGAGFQYTFIYPGLQKVDQALGRVVRSARDKGNALLIDTRYRQPPYRQLLPPWWTYRQWPPQRPQ
- a CDS encoding VRR-NUC domain-containing protein; protein product: MKQTVELAAHYYLDNFLRLCRTVEARYGDLLTGDEQAVLECFYTLSFGSQCLYTRLISRTGPWFRESKLQYSEIGSLGAPIDELLESNMAMLAEELDPEELSALFTRAELQSAFAAQLPNDKYGSKAELIAAIEALDLTPAASQKNLARSEPGRILTPLHFEFIELLQLLFFGNRHQSLTEFVLADIGITRYFPYSLNRKERLFKNRAAVEEYQLCAVFADEHYDALAVEDWDALPRLGRRLAKLDVQHSSSLRRYHSLCNRLARDLERMEEFGVALSLYRHSERHPARERQARILEKRGDWRKAKGLCLQIIEAPWCEAEQEAAGRILPRIERKLGGSATTRRRDQFNTCALSIPRGDSSVERLAAQSLSQNWHTVHYVENRLMNMLFGLAFWEEIFMPLPGVFHHPYQGGPADIFEQGFRERRAAAIEARVDILLNGSLSDLLPQAYRRYQSNFCHWTDWRHIDEQMVRDSCQLIPNAHLVAIFERLLFDPRENRSGFPDLIALGKQPGDYRLIEVKGPGDALQDGQKRWLRYFDRLGIPAEVLWVNWADD
- a CDS encoding acyl-CoA thioesterase, which gives rise to MNEEAVKGPFDFRDPYTLNMQVQPQDIDGLYHTNNGVYVDWCQKVAWAHSVSLGLDLERYRALDRAMVIIRSEFDYLQSSREGEEVLLATWITEWDERITMRRAFQVIRPADGATLLRARMNFACIEISSGKPRRMPTEFIEGYGPAVLGGAVAPDDATDVSGSAG
- a CDS encoding hemerythrin domain-containing protein encodes the protein MGERVMAEDDNQNAPPGRSSQPLMKTLHAEHAHMSMVMQVFKEQLGAIECGEVVDTHVVYEVMDYMVTWPDRFHHPREDLIYARVAEIDPGALGDVDTLQRDHDNTAQVGRQLLKLIENWRLGEAAGSEVVTRGREYISHIYEHMNVEEKLIFPKVEATLTPRDWFELSEDDQLQGVSDSVFGPQVQREFRNMARKLRRGVRRSVERGTMVEWIGLDAFMESFEVVSIAYDSARSTAETHMRDALNDAFGYFRKAPLSAPVRCAANNTRLTFRLLGDIAEISLETLDDLSRVNQARKDRMRLLSREARR
- a CDS encoding ABC transporter transmembrane domain-containing protein, with translation MPPRAKEGLRSLAPVLGLLVNYKRRVIGASMALLFTAAATLSMGLGVQVLIDEGFGGGSNDSLKGAIALFFVIAAAMAFGTFIRFYLVSWLGERVSADIRKQVFDNIVRLHPGFFETNRSLEIMSRITTDTTLLQTIIGSSFSMALRSGLTTTGALVMMFITNLKLSMIIALGVPLVLLPILVFGRRVRRLSNQSQDSIASVGSYAGEVIQNIRVVQSYTREAFESDAFNHEVERAFSIAQRRIWQRSMLVCGAILLLFAGMSGMLWEGGQDVITGQMSGGELGAFVFYAIMVGTGVTTISEVWGDLQRAAGAAERLVELIHTESLINDPEGDVTATSSEQPELRIDRVTFCYPTRPEQAALENFSLSIEAGKSLALVGPSGAGKSTVFELLLRFYDPGIGRILLDGQDIRDFSLQQLRENVALVPQQPALFTGDVRYNIAYGNPDASDDEIQAAARAAHAHDFITALPDGYQSHLGEMGVRLSGGQRQRIALARAILNDPKILLLDEATSALDTESEYQVQLALQELMQNRTTVIIAHRLSTILHADKIAVLDVGQLVATGSHSQLLEECTLYARLANLQFREPGLTNGELPGSADASGPYVPG